The following proteins are encoded in a genomic region of Nicotiana sylvestris chromosome 4, ASM39365v2, whole genome shotgun sequence:
- the LOC104245821 gene encoding uncharacterized protein At5g39865-like: MGCSASRSYNFVTKDPQNPSNSFSSTHSTYSYSDSSSTPVSRTLSLPTPLVHHPPLCKGDTNHLVSLTSSTYGLLDPQVPDNPTTCLMKCHNEGDPQDLLSPDSVINTWELMEGLDDLDFRMVQSHVEESPSPRKFKCNSNAHDVKPLWKHLSEESLLAKMDPNVALSYRKALSSKQFEHQESNIVRSVDRSLSSLLLSSDFYLKGTEDRIVLYYTSLRGIRKTYEDCCSVRMIFKGYRVCVDERDISMDSSYRKELRDVLEGKAVSLPRVFIRGKYIGGVDEIKRLHETGELAKLSEGFPVKDDGFTCESCGEARFVLCPGCNGSRKLYELEEGKSRKCPRCNENGLIRCPSCCP, translated from the coding sequence ATGGGTTGTTCTGCTTCTCGTTCCTATAACTTTGTCACCAAAGATCCACAAAACCCATCAAACTCATTTTCTTCTACACATTCCACGTATTCCTACTCTGATTCTTCTTCAACTCCAGTTTCAAGAACCCTGTCCTTACCTACTCCTCTAGTTCACCACCCACCCCTTTGTAAAGGGGACACAAACCACTTAGTCTCACTTACTTCCTCTACCTATGGGTTGCTTGATCCTCAAGTTCCAGACAATCCCACCACCTGTTTGATGAAATGCCACAATGAGGGTGATCCGCAAGACCTCTTATCTCCTGACTCAGTAATCAACACTTGGGAGCTCATGGAAGGCCTTGATGACTTAGATTTTCGTATGGTTCAGTCCCATGTCGAAGAGTCTCCCTCTCCTAGAAAGTTCAAGTGTAATAGTAATGCTCATGATGTGAAGCCATTGTGGAAGCATTTGTCTGAGGAATCATTGTTGGCTAAAATGGATCCTAATGTAGCTTTAAGTTATCGAAAAGCATTGTCTTCGAAACAATTTGAGCATCAAGAATCCAACATAGTTAGGTCTGTGGATAGGTCTCTGAGCTCATTGTTGCTTAGTAGTGATTTCTACTTAAAGGGTACTGAGGACAGGATTGTTCTGTATTATACTAGTTTGAGGGGAATTAGGAAGACTTATGAAGATTGCTGCTCTGTGCGTATGATCTTTAAAGGGTATCGAGTATGTGTAGATGAAAGGGATATCTCTATGGATTCGTCGTATAGGAAAGAGTTACGAGATGTTTTGGAAGGTAAAGCAGTGAGCTTGCCACGGGTGTTTATTAGAGGGAAGTACATTGGTGGTGTAGATGAGATTAAACGACTTCATGAGACTGGAGAATTGGCTAAGCTTTCGGAAGGGTTTCCGGTTAAGGACGATGGATTCACTTGTGAAAGTTGTGGTGAGGCGAGGTTTGTACTATGTCCTGGTTGCAATGGAAGCCGGAAATTGTATGAACTGGAGGAAGGGAAGTCAAGGAAGTGCCCGCGCTGCAATGAAAATGGATTAATTCGTTGCCCCAGCTGTTGTCCTTGA
- the LOC138888961 gene encoding uncharacterized protein yields the protein MMMNNPMVRQPLVTLNKSIFEVPSQSMESCGGVEGETGLLMLSTGNNNEVTQGNLRLMAIKSKLWLDQRDDDDDEEDWGDGFAGYSSEEAEREANHDSAGEEIDSLAMVKSERMPAASPMSNLNSNAPAFIPRSPSSPAIQNAVAGTPTTTVQQQQVIPNTSNVTHTAATHLRDREVTTTNSGQNQIVTTIPDISEEERRLLDAMEQIAKNRTTSKQGNGDKYTRSICIGDNCYRPKCSTTCAPGERLV from the exons ATGATGATGAACAATCCCATGGTCAGACAACCTTTGGTCACCttaaacaaatctatttttgaggTTCCTTCGCAGTCAATGGAATCTTGTGGAGGGGTTGAAGGTGAAACTGGGCTACTTATGTTATCAACAGGGAATAACAATGAAGTTACACAAGGAAATTTGAGGTTGATGGCTATCAAGTCCAAACTTTGGCTAGATCAAcgggatgatgatgatgatgaagaggatTGGGGAGATGGTTTTGCTGGTTATTCATCAGAAGAAGCTGAGCGTGAGGCTAATCATGATAGTGCAGGTGAGGAGATTGATTCCTTAGCGATGGTAAAATCTGAAAGAATGCCAGCAGCCAGTCCAATGAGCAATTTGAACTCCAATGCTCCTGCTTTCATTCCCAGAAGTCCGTCATCTCCAGCTATTCAAAATGCAGTAGCTGGAACACCTACAACTACTGTGCAGCAGCAACAAGTTATTCCCAACACTTCAAATGTTACTCATACTGCTGCTACTCATCTACGTGATCGAGAAGTCACAACAACAAATTCTGGACAGAATCAAATTGTTACAACCATCCCAGATATTTCAGAGGAGGAAAGAAGACTCTTGGATGCAATG GAACAAATTGCAAAAAATAGAACAACATCAAAGCAAGGCAATGGCGACAAATACACAAGGTCAATCTGCATTGGAGACAATTGTTATCGACCAAAATGTTCAACAACCTGTGCACCTGGAGAGAGACTTGTATGA
- the LOC104245822 gene encoding 12-oxophytodienoate reductase-like protein yields MAAKSTSVPLLTPYKMGSFELSHRVVMPPMTRNRSYNNTPQPHAIEYYSQRATNGGFLISESTSASDISKGSPNMPGIWTEDQTEAWKPIVESVHGKGGIFFCQLWHPGRLTDSSLNNFLIAWNAVPDDSEYFRPTPKQLNAIELPFIVNDFRIAARNAIKAGFDGVEINSANSYIIDQFLNDQFNDRTDEYGGSIENRCRLALEIIGAVVDEIGADRVGVKLSLFSEVYGKKDSNPEALATYLASELTKLGVLYLHVFEPREEHHDCLKSFRMAFEGTVIASGGYNKTKGDETIAESYADLVSFGRLFLANPDLPKRFEVNAPLNKHDRSSFYRNDPVVGYTDYPSLEVVY; encoded by the exons ATGGCAGCAAAGTCCACCTCAGTTCCTCTCCTTACTCCTTACAAAATGGGAAGTTTTGAGCTCTCTCATAG AGTTGTGATGCCACCAATGACAAGGAACAGATCATACAATAATACTCCACAACCACATGCAATTGAATACTATTCTCAAAGAGCCACTAATGGCGGTTTTCTCATTTCTGAATCAACTAGTGCTTCTGACATCTCCAAAGG GTCCCCAAATATGCCTGGAATTTGGACAGAAGATCAAACAGAGGCATGGAAACCCATTGTTGAATCTGTTCATGGCAAAGGTGGTATCTTTTTTTGTCAGCTTTGGCATCCAGGGCGGCTAACTGACTCAAGCCTCAACAATTTCCTTATAGCTTGGAATGCAG TACCTGACGACAGCGAGTACTTCAGACCAACACCAAAGCAACTAAACGCAATTGAACTCCCCTTCATTGTCAATGATTTCAGAATTGCAGCTCGCAATGCCATTAAAGCTG GATTTGATGGAGTCGAGATCAACTCAGCAAACAGCTACATAATCGATCAATTCTTGAATGATCAATTCAACGACAGAACAGATGAATATGGTGGAAGCATTGAGAACCGTTGTAGACTTGCTCTTGAAATTATAGGAGCAGTTGTGGATGAAATTGGAGCAGATAGAGTTGGTgtaaaactctctcttttctctgaaGTGTACGGAAAAAAGGACTCGAACCCAGAAGCTCTGGCGACTTATTTGGCTAGTGAACTCACTAAGCTTGGAGTTTTATATCTTCATGTGTTCGAGCCGAGGGAAGAACATCATGATTGCCTCAAATCATTTAGAATGGCTTTTGAGGGGACAGTTATTGCTTCTGGTGGCTACAATAAAACTAAGGGAGATGAAACTATAGCTGAAAGTTATGCAGATTTGGTCTCATTTGGACGTTTGTTTTTGGCGAATCCTGATTTACCGAAGCGTTTTGAAGTGAATGCACCATTGAACAAGCATGATAGGAGCAGTTTCTATAGGAATGATCCAGTTGTAGGTTACACTGATTACCCATCTCTTGAAGTTGTATATTAG